The following are from one region of the Variovorax sp. V213 genome:
- a CDS encoding glutamine amidotransferase — protein MSAQLPILIVQMGRPPHDVSEVLGEQPDWFLAALAPANLDVLVMRPHMGEPLPQPGSFAGAVITGSWHMVTDLHDWSERTAEWIRQLIAADVPLLGVCYGHQLMAHALGGLVGYHPRGRELGLQTIRLLQESINDPLLAHIPGEFPALLTHAQTVLVKPPGAVVLGASEHDENQILRYGPNAFSIQFHPEFTPAIMSLCIQRRRTILEQEGAGVERLLLNLAPTPDAHAILMKFATTAAQVSTDFR, from the coding sequence ATGAGCGCACAGTTGCCGATTTTGATCGTCCAGATGGGACGCCCGCCGCACGACGTGAGTGAAGTGCTGGGCGAACAACCGGACTGGTTTCTCGCCGCGCTAGCTCCCGCGAACCTCGACGTGCTGGTGATGCGCCCGCACATGGGCGAGCCGTTGCCGCAACCAGGCAGCTTTGCTGGCGCGGTAATTACTGGCTCATGGCACATGGTGACCGATCTCCATGACTGGAGTGAACGCACGGCCGAGTGGATCCGCCAGCTGATTGCTGCGGATGTGCCGCTGCTCGGCGTCTGCTACGGACATCAGCTCATGGCCCACGCCCTTGGCGGGCTTGTGGGCTACCACCCGCGAGGTCGGGAACTGGGCCTCCAGACCATCCGACTGTTGCAGGAGAGCATCAACGACCCCCTCCTGGCACACATCCCCGGCGAGTTTCCGGCGCTACTGACGCACGCACAGACGGTGCTGGTCAAACCACCCGGCGCTGTGGTCCTAGGTGCCTCGGAACATGATGAAAATCAGATTCTTCGCTACGGCCCGAATGCCTTTTCCATCCAGTTTCATCCGGAGTTCACGCCGGCGATCATGTCGTTGTGCATCCAGCGACGCAGAACCATCCTCGAACAAGAAGGCGCAGGCGTCGAACGGCTGCTCCTTAACCTTGCGCCTACGCCCGATGCTCACGCGATTCTCATGAAGTTCGCCACCACAGCCGCACAGGTGTCGACTGACTTTCGGTAA
- a CDS encoding M20 family metallopeptidase: MNVDQLLDHVDESAALEFLARMVQHKSYPETDDERVLAQYMVEQMRSLGLEAALTPVNETRVNAIGTWKGTGGGKSLLFNGHLDTNPVSEGWTVDPWAGTVDDKFIYGIGVSNMKAGDAAYFCAVKTLIDAGVRVKGDVVLTFVVGELQGGVGTLAAIQQGVRADYFINSEPTDLSAVTMHAASLSYTIELTGVTRHLSKREEAVDAIAAACALIPRINAMTFSNAKSEEHRSINRGHVGIVNGALGRDLHGWRPPQVSDFVRLRGVCRYAPGQTEADALGDLRRLLDTLEKEHPGLKATVLAEKHTGRPTMPPFEVDKNSRIVKVVNEAFRKVRGMEQPTGAIKPAGFFGTDAGHLYGAAGMEGVVCGPGGRYNTMPDERVDIADYLDMIRIYMIAILEICGTE; this comes from the coding sequence ATGAATGTTGATCAGTTGCTGGACCATGTTGACGAGTCCGCTGCCCTCGAGTTTCTCGCCAGGATGGTGCAGCACAAGAGCTATCCAGAAACCGATGACGAGCGCGTGCTGGCGCAATACATGGTCGAGCAGATGCGCTCCCTCGGCCTCGAGGCAGCTCTGACCCCCGTCAACGAAACCCGCGTGAACGCAATCGGCACCTGGAAGGGCACCGGCGGCGGAAAGAGCCTGCTGTTCAACGGCCATCTCGACACGAACCCCGTCTCGGAGGGGTGGACGGTTGACCCATGGGCCGGCACGGTGGACGACAAGTTCATCTATGGCATCGGTGTGTCGAACATGAAGGCCGGTGATGCTGCGTACTTCTGCGCGGTGAAGACATTGATCGACGCCGGCGTTAGGGTCAAGGGCGACGTCGTGCTCACCTTCGTGGTCGGCGAGCTTCAGGGGGGCGTCGGGACACTGGCGGCCATTCAGCAGGGCGTACGTGCAGACTACTTCATCAACAGCGAGCCGACCGACCTGTCCGCGGTAACGATGCACGCAGCCTCGCTGTCGTACACGATCGAGTTGACAGGTGTCACTCGCCATCTGTCCAAGCGTGAAGAAGCAGTCGATGCCATTGCGGCAGCGTGCGCATTGATCCCGCGAATCAATGCCATGACCTTCAGCAACGCAAAGAGCGAGGAGCATCGATCGATCAACCGCGGCCACGTCGGCATCGTCAATGGCGCACTAGGCAGGGACCTGCACGGATGGCGTCCGCCGCAGGTGTCGGACTTTGTTCGCTTGCGTGGCGTGTGTCGCTACGCACCGGGCCAGACTGAAGCCGATGCCTTGGGTGACCTGCGGCGATTGCTGGACACGCTCGAAAAAGAACACCCTGGCCTGAAAGCCACCGTCCTCGCCGAGAAGCACACGGGACGCCCGACCATGCCGCCCTTCGAGGTCGACAAGAACTCTCGCATCGTCAAGGTTGTCAACGAAGCGTTCAGGAAAGTGCGCGGCATGGAGCAACCGACTGGCGCCATCAAGCCCGCTGGCTTCTTCGGGACTGACGCGGGGCATTTGTATGGGGCGGCCGGAATGGAAGGCGTGGTCTGCGGTCCCGGCGGCCGCTATAACACGATGCCTGACGAACGTGTCGACATCGCCGATTACCTGGACATGATCCGAATCTACATGATCGCAATCCTCGAGATCTGCGGAACCGAGTAA
- a CDS encoding DUF2274 domain-containing protein: protein MSKGVSRLSLGALPRTESVKLTITVSGELKVQLEAYAEVYSRLHGPVDAVVLVPHMLAAFIARDRGFKVLSRSSAPRRRASIERQLPPAEAEAT from the coding sequence ATGAGCAAAGGTGTGAGTCGATTGAGCCTGGGCGCGCTGCCACGAACTGAGAGCGTGAAGCTGACAATCACAGTGTCGGGAGAACTGAAGGTGCAACTCGAGGCCTATGCCGAGGTGTACAGCCGCTTGCATGGGCCGGTCGATGCGGTAGTGCTGGTTCCGCACATGCTCGCCGCGTTCATTGCGCGGGATCGGGGGTTCAAGGTCTTGTCCCGCAGCAGTGCACCTCGACGCCGTGCTTCGATCGAGCGTCAGCTTCCCCCCGCCGAGGCCGAAGCAACCTGA
- a CDS encoding GntR family transcriptional regulator, with product MLEVEERSAQTAGDNSPVQRITELSSSPLHEVVKRQISEAIDLGAWPPGHVLPSEISLANTMGVAVGTVRRALLDLAAEGLLSRRRKTGTVVTGRTAHRGLRYFFKYFRLHRRDGSLVHSEARVLAVVREKANSVVQEKLGLDAGADVIRLERLRLVNAQPVMLDTFILAAERVPDFPLKNEDVPQLVYTFLVERYGIKISAVREELSAELASADDARLLGIQTPAAIMMIEEVAFDQSNVPTIVGVRRALTKDHVYINEVR from the coding sequence ATGCTCGAAGTCGAAGAACGATCCGCGCAGACGGCAGGCGACAACTCGCCTGTGCAGCGCATCACTGAACTGTCGAGTTCGCCGCTGCACGAAGTCGTCAAGCGCCAGATTTCCGAGGCCATCGACCTGGGGGCTTGGCCACCAGGTCATGTGTTGCCCAGCGAGATCTCGCTGGCCAACACCATGGGTGTCGCAGTCGGAACGGTGAGGCGCGCTCTGCTCGATCTCGCAGCAGAGGGTCTGTTGAGCCGTCGACGCAAGACGGGAACGGTCGTTACTGGGCGCACTGCACATCGAGGACTGAGGTACTTCTTCAAGTACTTCCGACTGCACAGACGAGACGGCTCGCTGGTCCATTCCGAAGCTCGGGTGCTTGCTGTAGTGCGTGAAAAGGCGAACTCCGTGGTGCAGGAAAAGCTTGGACTCGACGCCGGTGCCGACGTTATTCGACTCGAGCGTCTTCGCTTGGTGAACGCGCAACCGGTAATGCTCGACACTTTCATTCTGGCGGCTGAACGCGTGCCGGATTTTCCCCTTAAAAACGAAGACGTTCCTCAACTCGTCTATACCTTTCTTGTCGAGCGGTATGGGATCAAAATTTCGGCAGTGAGAGAAGAGCTCAGCGCCGAACTCGCCTCGGCTGACGATGCTCGGCTTCTTGGTATACAGACACCTGCTGCCATCATGATGATCGAGGAAGTTGCTTTCGATCAGTCCAACGTTCCCACTATCGTCGGCGTGCGGCGTGCGTTAACCAAGGACCACGTCTACATCAACGAAGTGCGTTAG
- a CDS encoding ABC transporter permease: protein MSLSYFLKRIGLSVYTLLVVSILVFVITQVLPADPAVMMLGENATPDALQALRDQLGLDAPLWQQYLHWFTGAIRGDFGESMRTGQAVAPVMMEALGRSLTLAFLSISFMLMIAVPLGIIAAVRRGKIADVLVSVVSYVGVSLPEFVTATLLVLVFADFWQILPATGYIPLSESFSGGLRHLALPVITVSVILIAHVSRMVRSELVDVLHMDYIRSARLKGLSKHAVLFKHGLRNSLLPTITIVALDVGYLLGGVIVVEEIFALPGIGRQLIVAIQNRDLPAIQAGALIMAATYCVVNFVADMAYAALDKRIQYE, encoded by the coding sequence ATGTCGCTAAGCTACTTCCTCAAACGGATCGGACTGAGCGTCTACACGCTCCTGGTCGTGTCGATCCTTGTCTTCGTCATCACCCAGGTGTTGCCCGCCGATCCTGCGGTGATGATGCTGGGTGAAAACGCCACACCCGATGCGCTGCAGGCGTTGCGAGATCAGTTGGGTCTCGATGCCCCGCTTTGGCAGCAATACCTGCACTGGTTCACCGGAGCGATCCGCGGTGACTTCGGCGAGTCGATGCGCACCGGGCAAGCCGTCGCTCCGGTGATGATGGAGGCGTTGGGTCGTTCGCTGACCCTGGCCTTCCTGTCGATCAGCTTCATGCTGATGATCGCCGTCCCGCTGGGCATCATCGCGGCCGTGCGCCGCGGCAAGATTGCCGACGTACTTGTGAGCGTCGTGTCGTACGTCGGCGTGTCGCTTCCAGAGTTCGTGACGGCGACGCTGCTGGTGCTGGTCTTTGCCGACTTCTGGCAGATCCTTCCCGCGACCGGCTACATCCCGCTTTCGGAGAGCTTTTCCGGCGGACTTCGGCATCTGGCGCTGCCTGTGATCACGGTCTCGGTCATCTTGATTGCGCACGTGTCGCGGATGGTCCGCTCCGAGCTGGTTGATGTGCTGCACATGGACTACATCCGGTCGGCCCGTCTCAAGGGTCTGTCGAAACATGCGGTCCTCTTCAAGCACGGCTTGCGCAACTCGCTTCTACCCACCATCACGATCGTTGCCCTTGACGTGGGCTACCTCCTGGGTGGGGTCATCGTCGTTGAAGAAATCTTTGCCCTCCCAGGCATCGGACGCCAACTGATCGTTGCCATCCAGAACCGTGATCTGCCCGCCATCCAGGCCGGTGCCCTCATCATGGCCGCGACCTATTGCGTCGTGAACTTCGTCGCTGATATGGCCTACGCGGCGCTCGACAAGAGGATTCAGTATGAGTGA
- a CDS encoding ABC transporter substrate-binding protein has product MNTLVAANRRDFLGAAASLAALSFPMSSAFAAGPQKRGGTLRVSINQAVNKLNPLVARVTPEYLVAELLYSGLTRIGPTMAPEADLAQSWTSSPDLTQWTFKLRPGLVFHDGSACTSADVVASIQAILDAKTASPGRQNIGPIASVSAPDKSTVAFVLSSPYADLPVSLAFPSAKIVPASVLQKGLDRLNREAIGTGPFKLVTFEPERIVVVARNEAYYDKARPYLDRIEVRVYPDATAEGSALIAGDTDLMALVQPAEFARLKAASGVNALKLPSGVFCNINLGCNQKPFNDVRVRKALALTVDRPAMVDFVAEGYGTVANDNPVSASYPFYKELPPRKRDIAQAKKLLAEAGHDKGLTVTLIASDNPSIRTQMAVALREMAKPAGFNINVQTMPHATYLEQVWKKGNFYVGFYNMQPTVDSIFSLLYTSNASWNETHWNNAIFDKLVADARATADTKKRTELYAEAQRLMTDEVPSIIPVYFDLLRVKRSYVEGYQVNPRGLVYRLDYVSLGDGAPKRA; this is encoded by the coding sequence ATGAACACCCTTGTTGCTGCGAACCGTCGCGACTTCCTCGGGGCTGCAGCCTCGTTGGCTGCGCTGTCCTTTCCCATGTCATCGGCCTTTGCTGCCGGCCCGCAAAAACGCGGCGGTACGCTGCGCGTCAGCATCAATCAGGCAGTCAACAAGCTGAACCCCTTGGTCGCGCGCGTGACGCCGGAGTACTTGGTTGCCGAACTCTTGTACTCTGGGCTCACGCGGATTGGCCCGACCATGGCCCCCGAGGCCGATCTCGCCCAGTCCTGGACCAGTTCTCCCGATCTGACCCAATGGACCTTCAAGCTGCGCCCAGGACTAGTTTTCCATGACGGCTCGGCATGCACTTCTGCTGATGTTGTCGCGAGCATCCAGGCCATCCTGGATGCAAAGACCGCCTCGCCGGGCCGCCAGAACATCGGCCCGATCGCGAGCGTCAGCGCTCCTGACAAGAGCACCGTGGCGTTCGTCCTGTCGTCGCCCTACGCGGATCTGCCTGTCTCCCTGGCATTCCCGAGCGCCAAGATCGTTCCGGCTTCCGTGCTGCAGAAGGGGCTGGACCGACTTAATCGCGAAGCCATTGGCACGGGGCCTTTCAAGCTCGTGACCTTTGAGCCAGAGCGTATCGTGGTTGTCGCACGCAACGAGGCTTACTACGACAAGGCGCGTCCCTACCTCGATCGCATTGAAGTCCGGGTATATCCAGACGCGACGGCCGAGGGTTCCGCGCTGATCGCCGGTGATACCGATCTGATGGCGCTGGTGCAGCCCGCTGAGTTCGCGCGTTTAAAGGCTGCATCCGGTGTGAACGCCCTGAAGCTGCCGTCGGGCGTGTTCTGCAACATCAATCTCGGTTGCAACCAGAAGCCATTCAACGACGTGCGGGTCCGCAAGGCGCTCGCATTGACCGTCGACCGCCCCGCAATGGTGGACTTCGTTGCCGAAGGCTACGGCACCGTTGCGAACGACAACCCCGTCAGCGCGTCCTATCCCTTCTACAAGGAGCTGCCGCCGCGCAAGCGGGACATTGCGCAGGCGAAGAAGCTGCTGGCCGAAGCGGGCCACGACAAAGGCCTCACCGTCACACTGATCGCATCCGACAATCCGTCGATCCGCACGCAAATGGCCGTTGCCCTTCGAGAAATGGCCAAGCCTGCTGGCTTCAACATCAATGTGCAGACGATGCCGCATGCCACTTATCTGGAACAGGTCTGGAAGAAAGGCAACTTCTACGTCGGCTTCTACAACATGCAGCCGACCGTCGATTCGATCTTCTCTCTGTTGTACACGTCGAACGCTTCCTGGAACGAGACGCACTGGAACAACGCGATCTTCGACAAGCTGGTGGCCGACGCACGCGCGACGGCGGACACGAAGAAGCGCACCGAGTTGTACGCCGAAGCGCAAAGACTCATGACGGACGAAGTGCCTTCCATCATTCCGGTGTACTTCGATCTGCTTCGCGTCAAGCGCAGCTATGTCGAGGGCTACCAGGTCAACCCGCGTGGCCTGGTCTACCGTCTCGACTACGTTTCGCTGGGCGACGGCGCCCCGAAGCGCGCCTAA
- a CDS encoding carbon-nitrogen hydrolase family protein, with amino-acid sequence MAKTKVAALQVGALPTGKKATLDLVLGFEEKIIESGASVVVMPEALLGGYPKGEIFGTRLGYRLPEGREAYGRYYSNAIDVPGPETDALAGLSRRAKASLVVGVIERGGNTLYCSALFFEPESGLMAKHRKLMPTGTERLIWGQGDGSTLPIVDSAAGRLGAAICWENHMPLLRTAMYAKGVQIWCAPTVDERDVWQCSMRHIAHEGRSFVISACQVQQSPSQLGIEVPNWEPSRPLIRGGSLIVGPYGDVLAGPLFNEVGLVVADIDTEELVRARYDFDVVGHYARPDVFTLSVDTRQKRPVEFN; translated from the coding sequence ATGGCCAAAACCAAAGTAGCCGCGCTTCAAGTCGGCGCTCTTCCCACTGGCAAAAAAGCTACCCTGGACCTCGTGCTGGGCTTCGAGGAAAAGATCATTGAATCCGGCGCGTCCGTGGTGGTGATGCCAGAAGCACTGCTGGGGGGCTACCCGAAGGGCGAGATCTTCGGCACGCGCCTAGGCTATCGGCTTCCGGAGGGGCGTGAGGCCTATGGCCGCTACTACTCCAATGCCATCGACGTTCCCGGGCCGGAAACAGATGCGCTCGCGGGCCTCTCGCGCCGGGCAAAGGCGAGTCTGGTGGTCGGCGTGATCGAGCGCGGCGGCAACACCCTCTATTGCTCCGCCCTGTTCTTCGAGCCTGAGAGCGGGCTGATGGCCAAGCATCGCAAGCTGATGCCGACCGGCACCGAACGCCTGATTTGGGGCCAAGGCGACGGCTCAACGCTTCCGATCGTTGATTCAGCCGCAGGTCGCTTGGGTGCAGCCATCTGTTGGGAGAACCACATGCCGCTGCTGCGGACAGCGATGTATGCGAAGGGGGTGCAGATCTGGTGTGCACCGACGGTGGACGAGCGCGATGTCTGGCAATGCTCCATGCGCCACATCGCGCACGAGGGACGCTCCTTCGTGATCAGTGCGTGTCAAGTGCAGCAGTCCCCGTCCCAGCTTGGAATCGAGGTGCCGAATTGGGAGCCATCCCGCCCCCTGATTCGCGGAGGCAGCCTGATCGTCGGACCGTACGGCGATGTGTTGGCTGGTCCCCTCTTCAACGAGGTCGGGCTGGTCGTGGCCGACATCGATACCGAGGAACTAGTGCGCGCGCGCTACGACTTCGACGTGGTGGGGCACTACGCACGGCCGGACGTTTTCACATTGAGCGTGGACACGAGGCAGAAGCGCCCGGTCGAATTCAACTGA
- a CDS encoding LysR family transcriptional regulator translates to MTIIDIGAVDLNILKVFEALYEEGGATRAGVRLGLTQSAVSAALARLRKTYGDQLFTRTGRGLVPTLRAQELKPLISEGLNKCRQSLSMSGSGGNDFHGRSIVVGLSDDFEVAFGRLFIDAVAARAPGLRLAFRQTHSLVVGNMLQARLADVAVVSGGLSSRLLGHEAIGQGRYACLMDPAYAPSTRGLTLPEYVRRDHLLISSGGFIGVVDEVLAAIGRPRRVVASTTHFAALPHLLFGSDAIATIPKHAASAIAARTGLQMFACPLTMPRYAVEVGWRTDALRDAAIAEVRRVLLGVLQAAHWS, encoded by the coding sequence ATGACCATTATTGATATCGGCGCTGTTGATCTGAACATTCTGAAGGTCTTCGAAGCCCTGTACGAAGAGGGCGGCGCTACGCGAGCGGGGGTGAGGTTGGGGCTGACTCAATCGGCTGTGAGCGCGGCCCTTGCGCGGCTGCGCAAGACCTATGGCGATCAACTCTTTACTCGCACCGGCCGCGGGCTGGTGCCGACGCTAAGGGCGCAAGAGCTCAAACCTCTGATCAGCGAGGGGCTCAACAAGTGTCGCCAGAGCTTGTCCATGAGCGGCAGCGGTGGCAATGACTTCCACGGCCGCTCGATCGTTGTCGGCTTGTCAGACGACTTCGAGGTTGCGTTCGGACGGCTGTTCATCGATGCGGTGGCGGCCCGGGCACCCGGATTGCGATTGGCGTTCCGCCAGACGCACAGCCTGGTGGTAGGCAACATGCTGCAAGCGCGGCTCGCCGATGTCGCCGTGGTGTCGGGCGGCCTATCCTCGCGTCTGCTTGGCCACGAGGCGATTGGCCAGGGCCGCTACGCGTGCCTCATGGATCCTGCGTATGCACCGTCCACACGAGGACTGACCTTGCCGGAGTACGTCCGCAGAGACCACTTGCTCATTTCCTCCGGCGGCTTCATCGGCGTGGTGGACGAGGTGCTTGCGGCCATCGGGCGACCGCGCCGCGTGGTCGCCTCGACGACGCACTTCGCCGCGCTTCCTCACCTTCTGTTTGGCAGCGACGCCATCGCGACGATCCCCAAACATGCCGCCTCGGCGATCGCGGCGCGAACGGGACTGCAGATGTTTGCCTGTCCGTTGACTATGCCGCGCTACGCGGTGGAAGTCGGGTGGCGAACCGATGCACTGCGCGATGCAGCCATCGCAGAAGTGCGACGCGTACTGCTTGGGGTCCTCCAGGCCGCTCATTGGTCCTAG
- a CDS encoding dipeptide ABC transporter ATP-binding protein — MDHVLEVKDYSLDYATPNGRFHALANLNLTIDRGEVLGLVGESGSGKTSLAWSIMRYLAGNAIETSGSIKLVGEDLLKVTPKQIDSIRGRRISMVFQDPSTSLNPTLSLGEQLTEVLVRHRNLTRKQAAMEGIDMLERVGLKDPTGMMRRYPHEASGGEKQRVVIATAFACRPECIIFDEPTTALDVITGRQILDLFAELQAETHVASLYISHDLALVSQVADRVAVIHKGVIVEQGDVEQVFTHPADPYTKRLIGAVPRPDHRLVGAPPKTGGQALVEAKALSVTYGGVSAFARLLGKRKASVVGNRAISIAVKPGEILGVVGESGSGKSTLAKALTGLNPFEGQLFFAGKQINGAKDMGKLYRRDVQMIFQHPDASLNPRQRVRDILSRPLKLYTDTPSGQYTQIIGDLLEQVRLPREYMNRFPHQLSGGEKQRVAIARAFASRPKLVICDEITSALDVSVQASVVELLIELQKQFGTAYLFITHDLNLVRQIAHRIAVMYRGDLVDLLETAEVDSPSRHAYTRSLLDAVPTPVGDYANLAPELEVAP, encoded by the coding sequence ATGGATCACGTCCTTGAAGTCAAAGACTACTCGCTCGACTATGCGACACCGAACGGTCGCTTCCATGCACTGGCCAATCTCAACCTAACGATCGATCGCGGCGAAGTGCTCGGCCTCGTTGGCGAGTCCGGCTCCGGGAAGACTTCGCTCGCCTGGTCGATCATGCGCTACCTAGCGGGTAACGCCATCGAGACAAGCGGGAGCATCAAGCTGGTCGGCGAAGACCTATTGAAGGTCACTCCGAAGCAAATCGATTCCATTCGAGGGCGCCGCATCAGCATGGTGTTCCAGGATCCGAGTACCTCTCTGAATCCAACCCTGTCGCTCGGGGAGCAGCTGACGGAAGTGTTGGTCCGGCATCGCAACCTGACCCGCAAGCAGGCAGCCATGGAGGGCATTGACATGCTCGAGCGCGTCGGCCTCAAGGACCCAACGGGGATGATGCGCCGTTACCCACACGAAGCGTCCGGTGGAGAAAAGCAGCGCGTCGTGATCGCCACAGCCTTCGCGTGCAGGCCGGAATGCATCATCTTCGACGAGCCGACCACCGCGTTGGATGTCATCACTGGACGGCAGATCCTTGATCTTTTCGCCGAGCTCCAGGCCGAAACGCACGTTGCCTCACTGTACATCTCGCACGACCTTGCACTGGTCTCCCAGGTGGCCGACCGGGTGGCAGTGATCCACAAAGGCGTCATCGTCGAGCAAGGCGACGTGGAACAGGTGTTCACCCATCCAGCCGATCCCTATACGAAGCGGCTGATCGGCGCCGTGCCTCGGCCCGATCACCGCCTCGTTGGCGCCCCCCCAAAGACCGGCGGCCAAGCGTTGGTCGAAGCCAAAGCGCTGAGCGTGACCTATGGCGGCGTCTCGGCATTCGCCAGGTTGCTCGGCAAGCGCAAAGCCAGCGTCGTCGGCAACCGTGCCATCAGCATTGCGGTCAAGCCCGGTGAGATTCTCGGCGTGGTGGGTGAGTCCGGTTCCGGCAAGTCGACACTGGCCAAGGCCCTGACCGGCCTCAATCCTTTCGAGGGCCAGCTCTTCTTCGCAGGCAAACAGATTAATGGCGCGAAGGACATGGGGAAGCTCTACCGGCGGGATGTGCAGATGATCTTCCAGCACCCCGACGCCTCGCTCAATCCGCGCCAACGCGTGCGAGACATCCTGTCGCGACCGTTGAAGCTGTACACCGACACGCCGTCAGGCCAATACACACAGATCATCGGCGACCTCCTGGAACAGGTACGCCTGCCGCGTGAGTACATGAACCGCTTCCCGCATCAGCTCTCGGGCGGTGAGAAGCAACGGGTCGCAATTGCCCGCGCATTCGCGTCACGTCCCAAACTGGTTATTTGCGACGAGATTACCTCGGCGCTCGACGTTTCCGTGCAGGCGTCGGTGGTTGAGCTTCTCATCGAGCTGCAAAAGCAGTTCGGCACCGCCTACCTGTTCATCACGCATGACCTGAACCTCGTGCGCCAGATTGCCCATCGCATCGCCGTCATGTACCGCGGCGACCTGGTCGACCTCCTCGAAACCGCCGAGGTGGATTCTCCATCGCGGCATGCCTACACGCGCTCCTTGCTCGACGCCGTACCCACTCCGGTTGGCGACTACGCCAACCTTGCTCCTGAATTGGAAGTTGCCCCATGA
- a CDS encoding ABC transporter permease: protein MSDIATPLQSEKLSVASSSAGKLGSTHFFARLMRSPQGKLGMLIIGLVMVMVLFGPYLAPHSPDDMAPLSRYKGPSAANWLGTDQYGRDLLSRILYGARATVVLAFMATAIGSLIGAFIGTLCAFLGGRFDEIVMRTIDAVMAIPSLLFALLIVNLMGKGEINAVLAIAIAFVPSMTRITRSVALAIRKQDFVSAAIARGESSLYVVLREMLPNVVAPVVVEMTIRVAFAVMLFATLSFLGLGAQPPASEWGLMAAEARKFMHLSPWMILWPSAAVAMVAIGFNLLGDGLRDALNPKT, encoded by the coding sequence ATGAGTGATATTGCCACACCGCTCCAGAGCGAAAAGCTCAGCGTCGCGTCTTCTTCGGCGGGAAAGCTCGGATCCACCCATTTCTTCGCGCGCCTCATGCGCTCGCCGCAAGGCAAGCTTGGGATGCTGATCATCGGGCTCGTCATGGTGATGGTGCTGTTCGGCCCTTATCTGGCGCCTCACAGTCCCGACGACATGGCACCGCTGTCGCGCTACAAGGGGCCCAGCGCGGCAAACTGGCTAGGCACCGACCAGTACGGACGGGATTTGCTGAGCCGGATTCTCTACGGCGCTCGCGCCACGGTCGTTCTGGCGTTCATGGCCACTGCCATCGGCAGCTTGATCGGCGCCTTCATCGGAACCTTGTGCGCCTTCCTCGGCGGTCGATTCGACGAGATCGTGATGCGTACGATCGACGCAGTCATGGCCATCCCGAGCCTGCTGTTCGCGCTGCTCATCGTCAACCTGATGGGCAAGGGCGAGATCAACGCGGTGCTGGCCATTGCCATCGCGTTCGTGCCGAGCATGACCCGCATCACCCGCTCCGTGGCGCTGGCGATCCGCAAGCAGGACTTCGTCAGTGCCGCAATCGCACGCGGCGAATCAAGCCTGTACGTCGTCCTGCGTGAGATGCTGCCGAACGTGGTGGCGCCCGTCGTTGTCGAGATGACGATCCGCGTGGCCTTCGCAGTCATGCTTTTCGCGACGCTGAGCTTCCTCGGCTTAGGCGCACAACCTCCCGCGTCCGAGTGGGGCCTGATGGCCGCCGAGGCTCGAAAGTTCATGCACTTGAGCCCTTGGATGATCCTCTGGCCGAGCGCCGCCGTGGCGATGGTCGCCATCGGCTTCAACCTTCTGGGGGACGGTCTTCGTGATGCCCTCAACCCCAAAACCTGA